In a single window of the Sesamum indicum cultivar Zhongzhi No. 13 linkage group LG16, S_indicum_v1.0, whole genome shotgun sequence genome:
- the LOC105178482 gene encoding condensin complex subunit 2 — MAETLSPNPKSRAPFSPTKSPFFIGSNDDKLERAQARAARAAAIRRKPTVHTTSVTSEVDPCLGKEQILELFHNCIKLASENKINQKNTWELNLIDHLCEIIKVEEENDTETNFQKASCTLEAGVKIYSMRVDSVHSEAYKVLGGINRVGQEDEEGHAVDAANFSTEQGENDPKKEQGRKLSPLSTLESSFAAINVKKFDVAFVVDPLYHQTSAQFDEGGAKGLLLNNLGVYANCRVLFDSLEVPGKCLSPVSQCEGVETVDLSFASECVEQMVSNVLNKSEISPSLTAIVNQFDKDDRRPLETYSTGQSSEQVNENPDRNVDLDGETFGNAGTWDFDHDDQASVVDEDTYDQDTVFPSQQEATDMADEQLNFHDPDWDDRVQEVDSYLFLSLGFSTKQNAWAGPSHWKYRKVKDPEVPDKENGPLKPKKTKNKKADIDIDFSNAIDTDISHIFAPPKNPKSLLLPANRAPCDTKLPEDCHYQPEDLVKLFLLPHVLSLGKSGRKRTDEESQQRDGYGATTSWDDEDAFGGAFDDGHAYSDNEETSTLVSQPRQVSKIEVQYDKTCKQVDVHVLKEILWGQIQQINQTSVEEPSQEEAPEETISFKQVLASFPDSCTAAASLNDISPHLCFICLLHLANEHGLRILGCPSLDDLSIHLKPHNPPT, encoded by the exons ATGGCTGAAACCCTAAGCCCCAATCCCAAATCTAGGGCTCCATTTTCCCCTACGAAGAGCCCATTCTTCATTGGCTCCAATGACGACAAACTTGAACGCGCTCAGGCGCGTGCGGCACGCGCCGCCGCCATCCGACGTAAGCCTACTGTCCATACCACCTCCGTCACCTCTGAAGTCGACCCATGTCTCGGAAAAGAACAGATTCTTGAGTTGTTTCACAACTGCATCAAACTCGCCAGTGAAAAT aaaattaatCAGAAAAATACATGGGAGCTGAATTTAATAGATCATCTCTGCGAGATTATTAAGGTCGAGGAAGAAAATGACACCGAGACCAACTTTCAGAAG GCAAGTTGTACTCTTGAAGCTGGGGTTAAGATCTATTCCATGAGGGTAGATTCAGTGCATTCTGAGGCATATAAAGTCCTTGGAGGAATTAATCGGGTTGggcaagaagatgaagaag GCCATGCCGTTGATGCTGCCAATTTCAGTACTGAACAAGGGGAAAATGATCCAAAGAAAGAGCAAGGGAGAAAG TTGTCACCGCTGTCAACATTAGAGTCCTCTTTTGCAGCTATAAATGTAAAGAAGTTTGATG ttgcTTTTGTGGTAGATCCTCTCTACCATCAGACATCTGCACAGTTTGATGAAGGTGGAGCGAAGGGTCTCTTACTGAACAATCTTGGTGTTTACGCTAATTGCCGTGTTCTTTTTGATTCTTTGGAAGTACCTGGGAAATGTCTGTCCCCTGTGTCTCAGTGTGAGGGCGTAGAGACAGTTGATTTGTCTTTTGCTAGTG AGTGTGTTGAACAGATGGTGTCAAATGTGCTTAACAAGTCTGAAATATCTCCCAGCCTTACGGCTATAGTAAACCAATTTGATAAGGATGACCGAAGACCACTGGAGACATATTCTACTGGCCAAAGTTCTGAGCAAGTTAACGAGAATCCTGATAGGAATGTTGACTTAGATGGCGAGACATTTGGGAATGCTGGAACTTGGGACTTTGATCATGATGATCAAGCAAGTGTGGTAGATGAGGACACTTATGACCAGGATACAGTTTTCCCAAGTCAGCAAGAAGCTACTGATATG GCTGATGAgcaattaaattttcatgacCCTGATTGGGATGATAGAGTTCAAGAAGTTGATAGCTATTTATTCTTAAGTTTGGGATTCTCAACGAAGCAAAATGCATGGGCAGGTCCTAGTCATTGGAAATACCGGAAAGTTAAAG ATCCTGAGGTTCCAGACAAGGAAAATGGACCACTAAAGCCCAAGAAAAcgaaaaacaagaaagcagATATCGACATTGATTTTTCAAACGCAATAGACACTGATATTTCACATATCTTTGCTCCTCCAAAGAATCCAAAGTCCCTGTTATTGCCAGCAAATAGAGCACCTTGCGACACAAAGCTTCCAGAAGATTGTCACTACCAACCGGAGGATCTTGTGAAGCTATTTTTGTTACCTCATGTTTTG TCCCTCGGAAAAAGTGGAAGGAAGAGAACGG ATGAAGAAAGTCAACAAAGAGATGGATATGGAGCAACGACATCCTGGGATGATGAAGATGCTTTTGGTGGTGCTTTTGATGATGGACATGCTTATAGTGATAATGAGGAGACAAGTACACTTGTTTCTCAACCTCGACAG GTAAGTAAGATCGAAGTCCAGTATGATAAGACATGTAAACAAGTAGATGTTCACGTACTAAAGGAAATTCTTTGGGGCCAAATACAACAAATCAACCAAACTTCAGTTGAG GAACCTTCTCAGGAAGAGGCACCAGAAGAGACCATATCATTCAAGCAAGTCTTGGCCAGTTTCCCAGACAGCTGCACAGCAGCAGCTTCTCTCAACGACATCTCCCCACATTTGTGCTTCATATGCCTATTGCATCTGGCCAACGAGCATGGACTGCGGATCCTTGGCTGCCCCAGCTTGGATGATCTCAGCATACACCTCAAACCTCACAACCCCCCGACTTAA